From a single Homo sapiens chromosome 19 genomic scaffold, GRCh38.p14 alternate locus group ALT_REF_LOCI_2 HSCHR19LRC_COX2_CTG3_1 genomic region:
- the RDH13 gene encoding retinol dehydrogenase 13 isoform X1, whose amino-acid sequence MSRYLLPLSALGTVAGAAVLLKDYVTGGACPSKATIPGKTVIVTGANTGIGKQTALELARRGGNIILACRDMEKCEAAAKDIRGETLNHHVNARHLDLASLKSIREFAAKIIEEEERVDILINNAGVMRCPHWTTEDGFEMQFGVNHLGHFLLTNLLLDKLKASAPSRIINLSSLAHVAGHIDFDDLNWQTRKYNTKAAYCQSKLAIVLFTKELSRRLQGSGVTVNALHPGVARTELGRHTGIHGSTFSSTTLASKPQTGTYGW is encoded by the exons ATGAGCCGCTACCTGCTGCCGCTGTCGGCGCTGGGCACGGTAGCAGGCGCCGCCGTGCTGCTCAA GGACTATGTCACCGGTGGGGCTTGCCCCAGCAAGGCCACCATCCCTGGGAAGACGGTCATCGTGACGGGTGCCAACACAGGCATCGGGAAGCAGACCGCCTTGGAACTGGCCAGGAGAG GAGGCAACATCATCCTGGCCTGCCGAGACATGGAGAAGTGTGAGGCGGCAGCAAAGGACATCCGCGGGGAGACCCTCAATCACCATGTCAACGCCCGGCACCTGGACTTGGCTTCCCTCAAGTCTATCCGAGAGTTTGCAGCAAAGATCATTGAAG AGGAGGAGCGAGTGGACATTCTAATCAACAACGCGGGTGTGATGCGGTGCCCCCACTGGACCACCGAGGACGGCTTCGAGATGCAGTTTGGCGTTAACCACCTGG GTCACTTTCTCTTGACAAACTTGCTGCTGGACAAGCTGAAAGCCTCAGCCCCTTCGCGGATCATCAACCTCTCGTCCCTGGCCCATGTTGCTGGGCACATAGACTTTGACGACTTGAACTGGCAGACGAGGAAGTATAACACCAAAGCCGCCTACTGCCAGAGCAAGCTCGCCATCGTCCTCTTCACCAAGGAGCTGAGCCGGCGGCTGCAAG gcTCTGGTGTGACTGTCAACGCCCTGCACCCCGGCGTGGCCAGGACAGAGCTGGGCAGACACACGGGCATCCATGGCTCCACCTTCTCCAGCACCACACTCG
- the RDH13 gene encoding retinol dehydrogenase 13 isoform X2 has translation MSRYLLPLSALGTVAGAAVLLKDYVTGGACPSKATIPGKTVIVTGANTGIGKQTALELARRGGNIILACRDMEKCEAAAKDIRGETLNHHVNARHLDLASLKSIREFAAKIIEEEERVDILINNAGVMRCPHWTTEDGFEMQFGVNHLGHFLLTNLLLDKLKASAPSRIINLSSLAHVAGHIDFDDLNWQTRKYNTKAAYCQSKLAIVLFTKELSRRLQGSGVTVNALHPGVARTELGRHTGIHGSTFSSTTLGPIFWLLVKSPELAAQPSTYLAVAEELADVSGKYFDGLKQKAPAPEAEDEEVARRLWAESARLVGLEAPSVREQPLPR, from the exons ATGAGCCGCTACCTGCTGCCGCTGTCGGCGCTGGGCACGGTAGCAGGCGCCGCCGTGCTGCTCAA GGACTATGTCACCGGTGGGGCTTGCCCCAGCAAGGCCACCATCCCTGGGAAGACGGTCATCGTGACGGGTGCCAACACAGGCATCGGGAAGCAGACCGCCTTGGAACTGGCCAGGAGAG GAGGCAACATCATCCTGGCCTGCCGAGACATGGAGAAGTGTGAGGCGGCAGCAAAGGACATCCGCGGGGAGACCCTCAATCACCATGTCAACGCCCGGCACCTGGACTTGGCTTCCCTCAAGTCTATCCGAGAGTTTGCAGCAAAGATCATTGAAG AGGAGGAGCGAGTGGACATTCTAATCAACAACGCGGGTGTGATGCGGTGCCCCCACTGGACCACCGAGGACGGCTTCGAGATGCAGTTTGGCGTTAACCACCTGG GTCACTTTCTCTTGACAAACTTGCTGCTGGACAAGCTGAAAGCCTCAGCCCCTTCGCGGATCATCAACCTCTCGTCCCTGGCCCATGTTGCTGGGCACATAGACTTTGACGACTTGAACTGGCAGACGAGGAAGTATAACACCAAAGCCGCCTACTGCCAGAGCAAGCTCGCCATCGTCCTCTTCACCAAGGAGCTGAGCCGGCGGCTGCAAG gcTCTGGTGTGACTGTCAACGCCCTGCACCCCGGCGTGGCCAGGACAGAGCTGGGCAGACACACGGGCATCCATGGCTCCACCTTCTCCAGCACCACACTCG GGCCCATCTTCTGGCTGCTGGTCAAGAGCCCCGAGCTGGCCGCCCAGCCCAGCACATACCTGGCCGTGGCGGAGGAACTGGCGGATGTTTCCGGAAAGTACTTCGATGGACTCAAACAGAAGGCCCCGGCCCCCGAGGCTGAGGATGAGGAGGTGGCCCGGAGGCTTTGGG
- the RDH13 gene encoding retinol dehydrogenase 13 isoform 2 (isoform 2 is encoded by transcript variant 2) has translation MEKCEAAAKDIRGETLNHHVNARHLDLASLKSIREFAAKIIEEEERVDILINNAGVMRCPHWTTEDGFEMQFGVNHLGHFLLTNLLLDKLKASAPSRIINLSSLAHVAGHIDFDDLNWQTRKYNTKAAYCQSKLAIVLFTKELSRRLQGSGVTVNALHPGVARTELGRHTGIHGSTFSSTTLGPIFWLLVKSPELAAQPSTYLAVAEELADVSGKYFDGLKQKAPAPEAEDEEVARRLWAESARLVGLEAPSVREQPLPR, from the exons ATGGAGAAGTGTGAGGCGGCAGCAAAGGACATCCGCGGGGAGACCCTCAATCACCATGTCAACGCCCGGCACCTGGACTTGGCTTCCCTCAAGTCTATCCGAGAGTTTGCAGCAAAGATCATTGAAG AGGAGGAGCGAGTGGACATTCTAATCAACAACGCGGGTGTGATGCGGTGCCCCCACTGGACCACCGAGGACGGCTTCGAGATGCAGTTTGGCGTTAACCACCTGG GTCACTTTCTCTTGACAAACTTGCTGCTGGACAAGCTGAAAGCCTCAGCCCCTTCGCGGATCATCAACCTCTCGTCCCTGGCCCATGTTGCTGGGCACATAGACTTTGACGACTTGAACTGGCAGACGAGGAAGTATAACACCAAAGCCGCCTACTGCCAGAGCAAGCTCGCCATCGTCCTCTTCACCAAGGAGCTGAGCCGGCGGCTGCAAG gcTCTGGTGTGACTGTCAACGCCCTGCACCCCGGCGTGGCCAGGACAGAGCTGGGCAGACACACGGGCATCCATGGCTCCACCTTCTCCAGCACCACACTCG GGCCCATCTTCTGGCTGCTGGTCAAGAGCCCCGAGCTGGCCGCCCAGCCCAGCACATACCTGGCCGTGGCGGAGGAACTGGCGGATGTTTCCGGAAAGTACTTCGATGGACTCAAACAGAAGGCCCCGGCCCCCGAGGCTGAGGATGAGGAGGTGGCCCGGAGGCTTTGGG